From a single Desulfuribacillus alkaliarsenatis genomic region:
- a CDS encoding DUF2614 family zinc ribbon-containing protein, whose amino-acid sequence MARSKITQIRYKSFMWLIVGIGFLYLYFIFKIAKVFALIGVVAMFFSMFMYSRAGHFATKAREIECPACGKLTKVVSRADACSYCKVALIDEGRGVYKAVNNDKNKKKKKQAMST is encoded by the coding sequence TTGGCTCGTTCTAAAATTACTCAAATCCGCTATAAGAGTTTTATGTGGCTTATAGTTGGTATCGGCTTCTTATATTTATATTTTATCTTCAAAATTGCTAAAGTGTTTGCACTTATTGGTGTAGTTGCTATGTTTTTTAGTATGTTTATGTATTCTAGGGCTGGCCACTTTGCAACTAAGGCTAGAGAGATTGAGTGTCCAGCATGCGGAAAACTCACTAAAGTTGTATCACGGGCAGATGCTTGCTCATACTGTAAGGTCGCTTTAATCGATGAAGGTAGAGGCGTTTACAAAGCTGTAAATAACGATAAAAATAAGAAGAAGAAAAAACAAGCTATGTCAACTTAA
- a CDS encoding glycosyl hydrolase family 18 protein produces the protein METTPLQRKTHKQSLPWHIIITMLLITSFITFGVFAWVYLVPNYEEIRVYSLDEVTTIFDHEKLEEIDVQIIDGTPYLSYTIMKELFDPYLHWDEGNQLLIMTTETQVIELKTEQLTAFFNSEPVDLEVPVRLIEETPYLPLEFFASYYSIKPRYVESTNTLIIESIGIPVQKGRVNVEEALVRLDAHIKEPIVARLNTNAEVDIIGQKGNWYQVQTREGIFGFVNKSDIQLAGIQMHKAAEEARHVPWKPLGGKINLTWEHVHRATPNPADIPLMPGVNVISPTWFYLKDADGNVSGSKASIDYVDWAHDQGIHVWALYDNQFDPDLTGEFLRNPEARKRSIRQLLGYAELYKLDGINIDFENVYYEDKDYLTQYVRELTPYLREQGLVVSIDVTILSSSPNWSMVYDRVAYADTVDYVMVMTYDEHWGSSPVAGSVASLPWVERGLQGVLQQVPKDKLILGVPFYTRVWKEEAQAVGSIKVSSRAVSMQLAWNIIEENNATVTFDDKAMQYYAEYFDGNDRYRIWLETVESMEERVKLVRKYDLAGIASWRRGFELPEIWETIQTFLEKQPKELVLED, from the coding sequence ATGGAAACAACACCTTTGCAACGTAAGACACATAAGCAATCTTTACCTTGGCACATAATCATAACTATGCTGCTAATTACTAGCTTCATAACGTTTGGAGTGTTTGCTTGGGTTTACTTAGTACCCAATTACGAAGAAATTAGAGTATACTCCCTAGACGAAGTTACAACAATATTTGACCATGAGAAGCTTGAAGAGATTGACGTACAGATTATAGATGGTACGCCGTACTTGTCTTATACAATAATGAAGGAGTTATTTGACCCATACTTGCATTGGGATGAAGGTAATCAGCTATTAATTATGACAACAGAGACACAGGTAATCGAGCTAAAGACAGAGCAGCTAACGGCTTTTTTCAATAGTGAGCCTGTTGACTTAGAAGTTCCAGTAAGATTGATAGAAGAAACTCCTTATCTGCCACTAGAGTTTTTTGCAAGCTATTACAGCATTAAGCCAAGATATGTGGAGTCAACGAATACCCTTATTATAGAATCAATTGGAATTCCTGTGCAAAAGGGTAGAGTTAACGTAGAAGAAGCACTTGTACGACTAGATGCACATATTAAAGAGCCAATCGTAGCTAGACTTAATACCAACGCAGAAGTAGATATCATTGGACAAAAGGGAAATTGGTATCAAGTGCAGACCAGAGAAGGAATATTTGGCTTTGTTAATAAATCAGACATACAACTGGCAGGAATTCAGATGCATAAAGCGGCTGAAGAAGCTCGACACGTTCCTTGGAAGCCCCTTGGCGGAAAGATTAATCTTACCTGGGAGCATGTTCACAGGGCTACACCAAATCCAGCTGACATACCATTGATGCCAGGGGTAAATGTAATTTCTCCAACCTGGTTTTATCTTAAAGACGCAGATGGAAACGTAAGTGGTTCAAAGGCGTCAATTGACTATGTTGATTGGGCACATGATCAAGGTATACATGTTTGGGCTTTATATGATAATCAATTTGACCCTGACTTAACAGGGGAGTTTTTGCGAAATCCAGAGGCGAGGAAACGCTCGATTCGCCAATTATTAGGCTACGCAGAATTATATAAATTAGATGGAATAAATATCGACTTCGAAAATGTTTACTATGAAGATAAGGACTATCTGACACAATATGTACGGGAGCTAACCCCATACCTTCGTGAACAGGGACTGGTTGTGTCAATAGATGTAACAATTCTATCCTCAAGTCCTAATTGGTCAATGGTTTATGATCGAGTGGCCTATGCAGATACTGTTGACTATGTAATGGTTATGACCTATGACGAACACTGGGGCTCAAGTCCAGTTGCTGGCTCTGTAGCATCTCTGCCGTGGGTGGAACGAGGATTACAGGGAGTCTTACAGCAGGTTCCGAAGGATAAATTAATCCTTGGAGTGCCTTTCTATACAAGGGTATGGAAGGAAGAAGCGCAGGCAGTTGGTTCTATTAAAGTCAGTTCAAGGGCTGTATCTATGCAGCTTGCATGGAATATTATTGAAGAGAATAATGCCACAGTTACCTTTGATGATAAGGCCATGCAGTATTACGCAGAGTATTTTGATGGCAATGACCGTTATCGGATTTGGCTGGAGACAGTTGAATCGATGGAGGAGCGGGTAAAGCTCGTGCGTAAATATGATTTAGCAGGAATAGCTTCTTGGAGACGTGGGTTTGAGCTACCTGAGATTTGGGAGACAATACAAACATTCTTAGAGAAACAGCCTAAGGAACTAGTATTAGAAGATTAA
- a CDS encoding RNA degradosome polyphosphate kinase, giving the protein MENTEYYINREISWIAFNRRVLSEAEDETNPILERVKFLAISASNFDEFFMVRVAHLKDQLKAGLSVPENKTMMSPRQQIKVINNEAHNFVTSQYQIWNEQILPTLDAEGISILSAQELNDKQKCFINEYFYNNIYPTLTPLAVDACRPFPLLLNKSLNLAVLLEAEASKNNHKTLFAVVQVPSVLPRFVELPWDNEDESKFILLEDVIKQFVDVLFSGNRIISVSPFRITRNADIILDEEAASDLLEEIEKEVKKRSRGATVRLEVQHDCDPTIEEFLRQSLNIHHKDIYKAEGPLDLSFLMKFSNIEGYDELLHEAMPPQPPQDFMGETNIFEAIAKKDILVHHPYESFEPVILMLKQAAEDPNVLAVKQTLYRVSGNSPIIKYLMRAAENGKQVTVVVELKARFDEENNIVWARKLEEAGCHVIYGLVGYKIHCKLLLVVRQEKNMIKRYVHMGTGNYNESTAKLYTDIGMFTANDDLGIDASAIFNHLSGYMKTPVWRKIYAAPLGMRDKFIELIEQEIEHVKAGKTGRIIAKMNSLTDKDIIQALFKASMAGVKIDLIIRGICCLRPGIEGLSDNITVRSIVGRFLEHSRIYYFANAGDEIIYLSSADWMTRNLSRRVETMFPILQENLKERIKDILDANLKDNVKARILNKDGSYAKLSSVEPFSCQLYLYQQAKEIAQRQGSFYYKVRTKVADDMYDEE; this is encoded by the coding sequence ATGGAAAACACAGAATATTATATAAACAGAGAAATAAGCTGGATTGCATTTAATCGAAGGGTATTAAGTGAAGCTGAGGACGAGACAAACCCAATCTTAGAAAGGGTCAAATTCTTAGCAATTAGTGCATCAAACTTTGATGAATTTTTCATGGTGCGCGTTGCCCATCTTAAAGATCAGTTAAAGGCAGGGCTTTCCGTCCCTGAGAATAAGACAATGATGTCACCAAGACAGCAGATTAAGGTGATTAACAATGAAGCCCATAATTTTGTAACCTCTCAGTATCAAATTTGGAACGAGCAAATTTTACCTACGTTAGATGCTGAAGGGATTTCTATACTGTCAGCGCAGGAGTTAAACGATAAGCAAAAATGCTTTATAAATGAGTATTTCTATAATAACATTTACCCTACATTGACACCTTTAGCAGTAGATGCTTGTCGTCCATTTCCATTACTACTGAATAAATCTCTTAACCTTGCAGTCCTACTCGAAGCTGAAGCAAGTAAGAACAATCACAAAACACTATTTGCCGTTGTTCAGGTTCCATCTGTTCTTCCGCGCTTTGTTGAATTACCTTGGGATAACGAGGATGAATCGAAATTTATCCTTTTAGAGGATGTAATCAAACAATTTGTAGACGTGCTGTTTTCAGGTAATCGCATTATCTCTGTTTCGCCATTTCGAATAACAAGGAATGCTGACATTATCCTTGATGAAGAAGCTGCCAGTGATTTACTAGAAGAGATAGAGAAGGAAGTAAAGAAGCGCAGTCGTGGTGCCACTGTTCGTCTAGAGGTCCAACATGATTGTGACCCAACGATAGAAGAGTTTTTGCGACAATCATTAAATATACACCATAAAGATATCTATAAAGCTGAAGGACCATTGGATTTATCATTTTTGATGAAGTTTTCTAATATAGAAGGCTATGATGAGTTGCTTCATGAAGCGATGCCACCACAGCCACCCCAGGATTTCATGGGAGAGACGAATATCTTTGAAGCGATTGCCAAAAAAGATATTCTCGTCCACCATCCATATGAATCCTTTGAACCAGTGATTCTTATGCTAAAACAAGCAGCAGAAGACCCGAATGTCTTAGCAGTTAAACAAACGCTCTATCGAGTTAGCGGCAACTCGCCGATTATTAAGTACCTAATGCGGGCGGCAGAAAACGGTAAACAGGTTACTGTTGTAGTAGAGCTTAAGGCGCGCTTTGATGAAGAGAACAATATCGTCTGGGCTAGAAAGCTTGAAGAAGCAGGCTGCCATGTTATCTATGGGCTCGTAGGCTACAAAATCCACTGTAAGCTCCTACTTGTCGTTAGGCAAGAGAAAAATATGATCAAACGCTATGTGCATATGGGTACAGGGAATTACAATGAATCAACAGCGAAGCTATATACAGACATTGGGATGTTTACAGCAAATGATGACTTAGGTATTGATGCTTCGGCAATCTTCAATCACTTATCTGGATACATGAAAACACCAGTCTGGAGAAAAATATACGCAGCTCCCTTAGGTATGCGTGATAAATTCATCGAATTAATAGAACAGGAAATTGAGCATGTTAAAGCAGGTAAAACTGGCCGTATTATTGCTAAGATGAACTCACTAACAGATAAGGATATTATACAGGCGTTGTTTAAAGCATCAATGGCAGGTGTGAAAATAGACTTAATAATCCGTGGCATCTGTTGTCTACGCCCTGGCATAGAAGGCCTAAGTGATAATATCACAGTGCGAAGCATAGTAGGAAGATTCCTTGAACATAGTAGAATATATTATTTTGCTAATGCTGGAGACGAAATTATCTATTTATCAAGCGCTGATTGGATGACAAGGAACCTAAGTCGTAGAGTTGAGACAATGTTTCCTATCCTACAAGAAAATCTTAAGGAGCGTATTAAAGATATATTAGATGCGAACCTAAAAGACAATGTAAAGGCTAGAATTCTTAATAAAGATGGTAGTTATGCTAAGTTAAGCTCAGTTGAGCCATTTAGCTGTCAGTTGTACCTTTACCAACAAGCAAAAGAAATTGCCCAACGCCAGGGATCATTTTATTATAAAGTCCGGACGAAAGTCGCAGATGATATGTATGATGAAGAATAG
- a CDS encoding Ppx/GppA phosphatase family protein — MEKHIAIIDMGSNSVRLVIYYINTQGAIYKVDDLKRSIRLSGHLDEHGRITDVGVELAIQCLKQYKQLCDARDVQYIKGVTTAALRQAQNRDEVIFEIFRQTDIQFEVLSGEEEARYGYLAVRSSMDIEEAFIVDIGGGSTEITYMKERNLVHSISLPYGAVNIMETFFKQQEVLNKDDLKCFYNEIKATLKQIPWLKNKRCPVVGLGGTARTIASIHQYKTRYSFNSIHNYKMDTYDVEHIFHLLRRTPLSSRSQIQGLSSGREDIILGGVAMYTAVMNYIDVDEFYISTQGIRDGICLEILKQEVEQDLDEDIVSMHIKRFAHYYKINTKHAEHVMHLSVELFRQLMQAKILPYTEKEARLLAVAAFLHDIGRTINVYNTANHTFYLLSNVNLPGLSHRERLIVALIASYKKAKILRSRVHRFDDILNEQDEQLIKQLGVLLQFTRSLDRTASKQVEGVTVKYDGKKVTVECLVKKKRSIEIDLANEYIKHFRKHFGHLFEVKALKK; from the coding sequence ATGGAAAAACATATTGCAATTATAGATATGGGTTCGAACTCAGTAAGATTAGTAATATATTATATTAATACTCAAGGGGCTATATACAAGGTGGATGATTTAAAGCGATCTATTCGTCTTAGTGGGCATCTTGATGAACATGGAAGAATTACAGATGTTGGAGTTGAATTAGCAATACAATGTTTGAAGCAGTATAAGCAACTATGTGATGCTAGAGACGTACAATATATTAAGGGTGTAACTACGGCAGCATTGCGACAGGCACAAAACCGTGATGAAGTGATTTTTGAGATTTTCAGACAAACTGACATTCAGTTTGAGGTTCTTTCAGGTGAAGAAGAGGCTCGCTATGGCTACTTAGCAGTTCGATCTAGTATGGACATTGAAGAAGCATTTATCGTTGACATAGGTGGAGGTAGCACGGAGATTACATATATGAAGGAGCGAAACTTAGTTCACTCCATCAGTCTCCCATACGGGGCTGTCAATATCATGGAAACATTTTTTAAACAACAAGAAGTTCTCAATAAGGATGATTTGAAATGCTTTTATAATGAGATAAAAGCTACTTTGAAACAAATTCCGTGGTTAAAAAACAAGAGATGTCCAGTTGTCGGGCTAGGGGGGACAGCTCGAACCATTGCAAGCATCCATCAGTATAAAACCCGCTATTCATTTAACAGCATCCATAATTACAAAATGGATACATATGACGTTGAACACATTTTTCACCTATTGAGGCGAACACCATTAAGTAGTAGGTCACAGATTCAAGGGCTCTCATCAGGCCGAGAAGATATCATCCTTGGTGGAGTAGCTATGTATACCGCTGTTATGAATTATATTGATGTAGATGAGTTTTATATAAGCACACAGGGTATCAGAGATGGAATTTGTTTAGAAATCCTCAAGCAAGAGGTAGAACAAGATCTTGATGAAGATATCGTCAGTATGCACATTAAGAGATTTGCCCATTATTACAAAATCAATACTAAGCATGCTGAGCATGTTATGCACCTATCTGTAGAGCTATTCAGACAGCTTATGCAGGCAAAAATTCTACCATATACGGAAAAAGAGGCAAGGCTATTAGCGGTAGCTGCGTTCTTACATGACATAGGTCGGACAATCAATGTCTATAATACGGCTAATCATACATTCTATCTGCTAAGTAACGTCAATTTACCTGGTCTTTCACATCGGGAGCGACTGATTGTAGCACTTATAGCATCCTACAAAAAAGCCAAAATTTTACGCAGCAGAGTACATCGGTTTGACGATATACTCAATGAACAGGACGAGCAGCTAATTAAACAGCTTGGTGTATTGTTGCAATTCACACGCAGTTTAGATCGAACAGCTAGTAAACAGGTAGAGGGTGTTACTGTTAAATATGACGGCAAGAAAGTGACCGTTGAATGTCTTGTTAAGAAGAAGCGCTCTATTGAAATCGACTTAGCGAATGAGTACATAAAGCATTTTAGAAAACATTTTGGGCACTTATTTGAAGTAAAAGCCTTAAAAAAATAA